From Nymphaea colorata isolate Beijing-Zhang1983 chromosome 6, ASM883128v2, whole genome shotgun sequence, a single genomic window includes:
- the LOC116256455 gene encoding transcription factor MYB1-like encodes MKQREGGGSGASGSRGNVVEERIKGPWSPEEDAVLSRLVGKFGARNWSLIARGIPGRSGKSCRLRWCNQLDPGVKRKPFTEEEDRIIIAAHAIHGNRWASIARLLQGRTDNAIKNHWNSTLRRRCLELDKLRPPSCDALGDIRGEKTKVSDGNVTPADVDPLQMAVDKGVVNHSTDITEQPEEKVKPNNETKKKANNLFRPVARPSAFNLYNPTDGSVSFRPIQLPLQGCKSEIGVSNCLPKDSSEAQVPSRCGHGCCDMEWGIRRKNSLLGPEFVEYVEIPPLLGHELSSIAAELCNLAWVKSQAETGTTPESADDPGQDHIQKVEVLRDANLPESQNFENNGNKLL; translated from the exons atgaagcaGAGAGAGGGTGGAGGCAGCGGCGCCAGCGGTAGTAGAGGCAACGTCGTGGAGGAGAGAATAAAGGGGCCATGGTCGCCGGAGGAGGACGCAGTTCTCAGCCGCCTTGTCGGCAAGTTCGGGGCGAGGAATTGGAGCCTCATCGCCCGCGGGATTCCCGGCAGGTCTGGCAAGTCCTGCCGCCTCCGATGGTGCAACCAGCTGGACCCCGGTGTCAAGCGCAAGCCCTTCACTG AGGAAGAGGATCGAATTATCATTGCTGCACATGCTATACATGGTAATCGGTGGGCTTCTATTGCAAGACTGCTGCAAGGACGAACAGATAATGCAATAAAAAACCATTGGAATTCCACTCTCAGGCGTAGGTGCCTGGAACTTGATAAGTTGAGGCCACCATCATGTGATGCATTAGGTGATATCAGGGGAGAGAAAACCAAAGTATCTGATGGAAACGTGACACCTGCAGATGTAGATCCCCTTCAAATGGCTGTAGACAAGGGTGTTGTCAACCATTCGACAGACATCACAGAACAACCTGAGGAGAAGGTTAAACCTAATAACgagacaaagaagaaagcaaacaaCCTTTTTCGGCCAGTTGCGAGGCCAAGTGCATTCAACTTATATAATCCTACAGATGGTTCTGTATCCTTCAGGCCTATTCAGTTGCCCCTCCAAGGCTGCAAATCTGAAATAGGAGTGAGCAACTGTCTACCCAAAGATTCTAGTGAAGCGCAGGTGCCATCAAGATGTGGACATGGATGCTGTGACATGGAATGGGGAATCCGCCGTAAAAACTCACTCTTGGGGCCCGAGTTTGTAGAGTATGTGGAAATTCCACCTCTGTTAGGGCATGAACTGTCCTCCATAGCAGCAGAATTATGTAATCTTGCATGGGTCAAGAGCCAGGCAGAAACTGGAACTACACCGGAATCGGCTGATGATCCTGGCCAGGATCATATACAGAAGGTTGAAGTGCTCAGGGATGCGAATCTACCAGAATCACAAAATTTTGAGAACAATGGCAACAAGTTACTGTAA
- the LOC116255688 gene encoding uncharacterized protein LOC116255688 isoform X3, translating into MAGQKPELELEDELHSVVNDRTEDSLIFSDAEDHSWRSPADAADSDGGCHEEEYRYSNDADLEMGGVVDIRRNSTAEYSDVDLENGGGSGLTNEMSLHLAKVERDCRICHLTLEGGAQESELPIELGCSCKDDLAAAHKQCAEAWFKIKGNKQRPGLLL; encoded by the coding sequence ATGGCTGGGCAGAAACCTGAGTTGGAATTGGAAGATGAGTTGCATTCTGTCGTTAATGATAGGACTGAGGATAGTCTGATTTTCTCTGATGCAGAGGATCATTCATGGCGCTCTCCCGCGGATGCCGCTGATTCTGATGGTGGCTGTCATGAGGAAGAGTATAGATACTCAAATGATGCTGATCTTGAGATGGGTGGGGTTGTGGATATACGGAGGAACTCGACCGCCGAGTACTCTGATGTGGACTTGGAGAATGGTGGAGGCAGTGGCCTGACTAATGAGATGAGTTTGCATTTGGCAAAAGTAGAGAGAGACTGTAGGATTTGTCACCTTACCTTAGAAGGTGGGGCTCAGGAATCTGAGTTGCCGATTGAACTTGGATGTTCCTGTAAGGATGATCTAGCTGCTGCCCACAAACAATGTGCAGAAGCCTGGTTTAAAATCAAGGGAAACAa